Proteins encoded together in one Corvus hawaiiensis isolate bCorHaw1 chromosome 15, bCorHaw1.pri.cur, whole genome shotgun sequence window:
- the RAPGEF6 gene encoding rap guanine nucleotide exchange factor 6 isoform X12, with protein sequence MAFLVRCYANCLQPWASKLPADLTKMHLTDNPHPQVTHVPSSQSGCSIASDSGSSSLSDIYQATESEMGDVDLTGLPEAPVDSEDEEEEEDEDIDRTSDPLLGRDVVRECLEKEPADKTDDDIEQLLEFMHQLPAFANMTMSVRRELCSVMIFEVVEQAGAIILEDGQELDSWYVILNGTVEISYPDGKSESLCMGNSFGITPSLDKQYMNGVVRTKVDDCQFVCIAQQDYWRILNHVEKNTHKVEEEGEIVMVKEHRELDRSGTRKGHIVIKATPERLIMHLIEEHSIVDPTYIEDFLLTYRTFLTSPLEVGNKLLEWFTVDSLRDKVTRVVLLWVNNHFNDFEGDPAMTRFLEEFEKNLEDTKMKGHLRLLNIACAAKAKWRQITLQKPSRDSPLFFSLLGGSDKGFGIFVETVEIGSKAAEAGLKRGDQIMEVNGQNFENITFVKALEILRNNTHLSITVKTNIFVFKELLCRIGQEKNGIPHIPKIAEKKNNRYSIPDMPGDVEQMFPREKGNKKMKANTVSGGRNRIRKILDKTRFSILPPKLFSDGSVSQSQDDSVVGTRQCRHSLAIMPIPGTLSSSSPDLLQPTTSILDFSNPSAVGFYYIPDQVIRVFKADQQSCYIIISKDTTAKEVVSHAVHEFNLTGAPDTYSLCEVSVSPEGVIKQRRLPDQFSKLADRIQLNGRYYLKNNMETETLCSDEDAQELLRESQISLLQLSTIEVATQLSMRDFELFRNIEPTEYIDDLYKLDSKTGNAHLKQFEDVINQETFWVAMEILAEPNQLKRMKIIKHFIKIALHCRECKNFNSMFAVISGLNLAPVARLRGTWEKLPSKYEKHLRDLQDLFDPSRNMAKYRNILSSQSMQPPIIPLFPVVKKDITFLHEGNDSKVDGLVNFEKLRMIAKEIRQVVRMTSANMDPAVMFRQRKKRWRSLGSLSQGSMNSNMLDVQGGAHKKRARRSSLLNAKKLYEDAQMARKVKQYLSNLSVETDEEKIQILSLQCEPAYSTLTKNLSERRGGKSSEMSPVPMRSIGQTTKAHQHQQNRMSQVLQVPTVNLYPSRKKGLTKDHVTFSTGSPQKSLSLSEEVSSKKQTDDTTSMASSLHSSPPASPQGSPRKVGNIQRSDNCSQMNLSGSSSSLASETSNKNSGQRSYGIGYALIPSTKSDNFSDSSHSEISSRSSIVSNCSVDSMSAALQDERSLSQSLIVVDSGGAERKEHPQALTDYGQPCPGWSITRPALIRGMAFTSSMSSEEISHEHITVEAADSGRGSWTSCSSSSHDNFQNIPNQKSWDLLNSYRHTQLDGPIAEVDPTNCYSEEGYLYSEAFSKANRQSKASMELDQSRQSWASSSSLSDTYETNYGTIKRRGLENSTAEQTEVLDSKPGADTTYKTVTSSTEKGLIVYCVTSPKKDDRYREPPPTPPGYMGISLADIKEGSPHHPHLKPPDYSVAVQRSKMLHSDLSRLPSAALGSDPVAHVSSRMPQWHGRQPSSPRVAELPDADSEEDEDEQVSAV encoded by the exons ATGATGACATtg AGCAATTATTGGAATTCATGCATCAACTCCCTGCCTTTGCGAACATGACCATGTCTGTGAGGAGAGAACTGTGCTCAGTGATGATATTTGAAGTTGTAGAGCAAGCAGGAGCCATCATACTTGAAGACGGCCAGGAA CTTGATTCTTGGTATGTTATTTTAAATGGCACAGTAGAAATCAGCTATCCTGATGGGAAGAGTGAGAGTCTCTGTATGGGAAATAGTTTTGGGATTACTCCCTCTCTGGACAAACAGTACATGAATGGAGTGGTCAGAACCAAAGTAGATGATTGTCAG TTCGTGTGTATAGCCCAGCAAGACTACTGGAGGATTCTGAACCATGTGGAAAAAAACACTCATAAAgtggaagaagaaggagaaattgTAATGGTAaaggagcacagggagctggatCGCAGTGGAACCAGAAAAGGACACATAGTTATCAAG gCAACACCCGAGAGACTCATCATGCACTTAATAGAGGAACATTCTATTGTGGATCCAACCTACattgaagattttcttttaacataCAGAACATTTCTAACAAGTCCCTTGGAAGTTGGAAATAAACTCTTGGAATGGTTCACAGTGGATAGCCTCAGGGATAAG gTTACCAGAGTAGTCTTACTGTGGGTGAACAATCATTTTAATGACTTTGAAGGAGATCCTGCCATGACTCGATTCCTGGAAGAATTTGAAAAGAACTTGGAGGATACG aaaatgaaaggcCATCTCAGATTGCTGAATATTGCCTGTGCTGCCAAAGCAAAATGGAGACAAATCACCCTGCAAAAACCTTCCAGAGATTCTCCCTTGTTTTTCAGCCTTCTTGGAGGCAGTGACAAGGGGTTTGGTATTTTTGTAGAGACTGTGGAGATAGGCAgtaaagcagcagaagctggaCTTAAGCGTGGTGATCAG atAATGGAAGTAAATGGACAGAATTTTGAGAACATTACCTTTGTAAAAGCTCTGGAAATCTTAAGGAATAACACGCATCTCTCCATTactgtaaaaacaaacatttttg TTTTTAAGGAACTGCTCTGCAGGATAGGACAGGAGAAGAATGGAATTCCACATATTCCAAAaattgcagaaaagaaaaacaaccgtTATTCTATCCCAGATATGCCTGGAGATGTGGAACAGATGTTTCCTCgtgaaaaaggaaacaagaaaatgaaagcaaacactGTATCTGGTGGAAGAAATAGAATCAGGAAAATTTTAGACAAGACCCGTTTCAGCATCTTGCCTCCAAAACTGTTCAG TGATGGCAGTGTGAGCCAGTCACAGGATGACAGCGTCGTGGGGACACGGCAGTGCAGGCACAGTCTGGCCATCATGCCCATTCCAGGCACCCTCTCATCCAGTAGTCCTGACCTGCTGCAGCCCACAACCAGCATTCTGGATTTCTCTAACCCTTCAG ctgttGGGTTTTACT ATATTCCAGATCAAGTGATACGAGTTTTCAAAGCAGATCAGCAGAGCTGTTACATCATCATCAGCAAAGATACTACAGCAAAGGAGGTGGTGAGTCACGCTGTCCATGAATTCAACCTGACAGGAGCCCCGGACACCTATTCCCTGTGTGAGGTGTCCGTCAGCCCCGAGGGGGTCATCAAACAGCGGAGGCTCCCGGATCAGTTCTCCAAGCTGGCTGACAGGATTCAGCTCAATGGACG ATATTATCTGAAAAACAATATGGAAACAGAGACCTTATGCTCAGATGAGGATGCTCAAGAGCTACTCCGAGAAAGCCAAATTTCGctcctccagctgagcaccatTGAGGTGGCCACTCAGCTTTCCATGCGGGACTTCGAATTATTCCGCAACATCGAGCCCACGGAATACATTGATGACCTTTACAAGCTGGACTCCAAAACAGGGAATGCTCACCTGAAGCAGTTTGAGGATGTCATAAATCAAGAGACCTTCTGGGTTGCCATGGAAATTTTAGCAGAGCCCAATCAACTCAAAAGAATGAAGATTATTaagcatttcattaaaattgCTCTCCACTGTCGAGAATGCAAGAACTTCAATTCCATGTTTGCAGTGATAAG TGGGTTAAATCTTGCACCGGTAGCTCGTCTCAGAGGCACTTGGGAAAAGTTACCCAGCAAGTATGAAAAGCACCTCCGAGACCTTCAAGATCTTTTTGATCCATCTCGAAACATGGCAAAATATCGCAACATCCTCAGCAGCCAGAGCATGCAGCCTCCAATTATCCCACTTTTCCCTGTTGTCAAGAAAGATATCACGTTTCTGCATGAAG GCAATGACTCTAAAGTGGATGGCCTGGTAAATTTTGAGAAACTCAGGATGATTGCCAAAGAAATTCGCCAAGTTGTCCGAATGACATCGGCAAACATGGATCCAGCTGTGATGTTCAGACAAAG GAAGAAGAGGTGGAGAAGTTTGGG GTCTCTGAGCCAGGGCAGCATGAACTCGAACATGCTGGATGTACAAGGAGGTGCTCACAAGAAACGTGCCCGCCGCAGCTCACTCCTGAATGCCAAGAAGCTCTATGAGGATGCCCAGATGGCAAGGAAGGTGAAGCAGTACCTGTCCAACCTCAGTGTAGAGACAGACGAAGAAAAGATCCAGATATTGTCACTTCAGTGTGAGCCTGCATACAGCACTT TGACAAAGAATTTAAGTgagagaagaggagggaaaTCCTCCGAAATGTCTCCAGTGCCCATGAGATCAATTGGCCAAACCACAAAAGCCCATCAGCATCAACAAAACCGAATGAGTCAAGTTCTTCAGGTCCCAACTGTGAATTTGTACCCCAGCAGGAAAAAGGGACTGACAAAGGATCATGTCACATTCA GTACAGGCTCTCCACAGAAGTCTTTAAGCTTGTCTGAGGAAGTAAGTAGTAAGAAACAAACAGATGACACTACGTCCATGGCATCTTCCTTGCACTCCAGCCCACctgcttctcctcagggctcccCACGCAAAG TTGGCAACATCCAAAGGTCGGATAACTGCAGTCAGATGAATCTCTCTGGCTCTTCCTCATCACTGGCCAGTGAAACCAGCAACAAGAACAGTGGACAGCGCAGCTATGGAATAG GCTATGCCCTCATACCTTCCACTAAATCTGACAACTTCTCGGACTCCAGTCACAGTGAGATTTCATCCCGGTCCAGCATCGTGAGCAACTGCTCTGTGGACTCCAtgtcagcagcactgcaggacgAGAGGAGTTTGTCCCAGTCCCTCATTGTGGTGGATTCAGGCGGGGCAGAGAGAAAGGAGCATCCTCAGGCATTGACAGATTACGGCCAGCCCTGCCCCGG CTGGTCCATCACTAGGCCTGCTCTGATCAGAGGGATGGCATTCACATCTTCCATGAGCAGCGAGGAGATCTCCCATGAGCACATCACGGTAGAGGCAGCAGACAGCGGCCGGGGAAGCTGGACTTCATGCTCAAGTAGTTCTCATGACAATTTCCAGAATATCCCAAACCAGAAGAGCTGGGATCTCCTCAATTCTTACCGTCACACCCAGCTGGATGGACCTATAGCTGAAGTGGACCCCACAAACTGCTACTCTGAGGAGGGTTATTTGTATTCCGAAGCCTTTTCCAAAGCCAACAGGCAGTCGAAAGCCAGCATGGAGCTTGATCAGTCTCGGCAGAGCTGGGCGTCCTCCAGCTCCCTGTCAGACACCTATGAGACAAACTATGGGACAATTAAGCGGAGGGGGCTGGAGAActccacagcagagcagacGGAGGTTTTGGACTCTAAACCAGGCGCTGATACAACTTACAAAACTGTTACTTCGAGTACAGAAAAAGGCCTGATAG TGTACTGTGTCACCTCACCTAAGAAGGACGATAGGTATAGGGAGCCACCGCCCACCCCTCCGGGATATATGGGGATTTCTTTAGCGGACATAAAGGAAGGATCGCCCCACCACCCACACCTCAAACCTCCAGACTATAGTGTGGCAGTGCAGAGGTCAAAGATGCTGCACAGTGACCTCTCTAGACTTCCATCAGCTGCTCTCGGTAGTGACCCGGTGGCCCATGTCTCCTCGAGGATGCCTCAGTGGCACGGCCGGCAGCCGTCCAGCCCCAGAGTAGCAGAGTTGCCTGACGCAGATAGTGAAGAGGATG AAGATGAACAAGTATCAGCAGTTTAA